The genomic window GGCGTCGCTGTCGCCGAGGATTTCGAGCAGATCCAGCGCGGAAGCGGCGTGAGCTTCGGGAAGGGTGGTGGAATAGATCAAGGGCGAACAAAAATTGAACAGGTATTCCTTGTATCCCGCGGGCAGTAGCGCGAACGCCCCGAACAGCCCGAGGGCCTTGCCGAATGTGCCGACCGCGACGTCCGCAACCGTTCGCGCGATGCCGCGTCCATTTTCACCCAGGGCGCCAAACGCGTGAGCCTCATCGACGATGCACAGGAAGCCGTGCTCCCGCTTGAGCTTCCGGATGCCCTCGACATCAAGAAAATCCCCGTCCATGCTGAACAGGGATTCGGTCACAACGCCCGCCTGGTCGTCTTTGCGGGCTTCCAGCCGCTTGCGGAGGTGTGACATGGAATTGTGCCGGTAGCCGAGGAATTCCGCCTTGCTCAAGGCCATGCCCTTCACGCTGCTGGCGTGGATGTGCTTATCGAAAATAACCGTGTCGCCCTGCGCGAACAGCGCTGAAATGACTCCCAGGTTGGCTTGGTAGCCGGAGGGAAAGAACAGGGCTTCGTCGTAGCCGAAGTGGCGGGCGTAGGCTTCCTCCGCGCGGGATATCAGCGCGTAATGGCCGGAGACCAGCCGCGACGAGGAAGAGGATGTGCCGTAGCGACGGAAGTTCGCGGCGACCTTTTCCCTCAGCTTCGGCGAAGCGCCGAGCCCCAGGTAGTCGTTCGAGGAGAAGTTCAGCACCTTCCGATTGCCGAAGAAAAGATACTTGCCGTCTCGGGCCGTCGCCTCCGGGGGATTCCGGTGAAGACCCGCCTGCCGCTGCATCAACAACCTTTGCCGGAGCCGTTCCGCAAACATGAAAACACCTCCCGGTAGTGTTCGGCCAGCATTTCGCGTCGAAAAACCCGGTCGTACTCCATCGTCGCGAAGACGAATTCGCCTTCGATACGAGGCCCTTCTTCCGGAACAGCCTCCAGGTGATAGGAAAAGGCGGAGTCCCCGCGGCCGATCAATCGGCCCCGGAGTCGACAGGGGCCGTCCAGAGGCGGCCCGGACGCTTTCGAGAAATGTTTGAGGGTCAAAAGAAAGGCGTGTTTGTCAAAACCGGTGACGAACCGCACATGGAGCGCTCCCAGCTGAGCCAGGGCTTCGATGCCGAGAAACGGCGGCGAGCGGACGAACCGCTTGAATCCTTCGATTCCGCGGGCATGCACGTCGGTGACGGCATCGATGAGGCGGAATCCGCACAACCCGGAATTGAAAGCTAGTTTTCCCATTTGTTCACCACCAGGGCGCTGTTCTGACCGCCGAATCCGAAGTTTTGGATCAGCATCGTGGAGACCTGCGCGCTCCGGGGCGCCAGGACGAAGTCGATGCCGGCGCGGCAGGGCTCTTCGAGGTGCCGGATCTCCGGCACGTACCCGTGTTCCATGCAGGCGAGCCCGATGGACAGCTCCACGGCCCCGCACGCCGCCGCGAGATGCCCGATGCGGGATTTCAAGGCAGTGACCATGGGGCGGTGCTCGCCGAACACGCGGGCGATGAGGTCGGCTTCCATGGCGTCGTTGAGGACGGTTCCGGTACCGTGGGCGCAGACGACGTCGACCCGGGCAGGCGCCATGCCGGATTCGTTCAGTGCCGAGCGCACGGCGGCTTCCGCCCACCGTCCCGACGGGTCGGGAGCCGTCATGTTGTACCCGTCCATG from Syntrophobacter fumaroxidans MPOB includes these protein-coding regions:
- a CDS encoding aminotransferase class I/II-fold pyridoxal phosphate-dependent enzyme — its product is MFAERLRQRLLMQRQAGLHRNPPEATARDGKYLFFGNRKVLNFSSNDYLGLGASPKLREKVAANFRRYGTSSSSSRLVSGHYALISRAEEAYARHFGYDEALFFPSGYQANLGVISALFAQGDTVIFDKHIHASSVKGMALSKAEFLGYRHNSMSHLRKRLEARKDDQAGVVTESLFSMDGDFLDVEGIRKLKREHGFLCIVDEAHAFGALGENGRGIARTVADVAVGTFGKALGLFGAFALLPAGYKEYLFNFCSPLIYSTTLPEAHAASALDLLEILGDSDAERDSLRRISVLMREALRGEGFHVGGDAHIIVVEIGDEARAAAVSRGLFEGGVFVFPARYPTVPMGRAILRIGMTARHREQDVSFFVDALKGVYARTQPESR